Part of the Desulfovibrio sp. ZJ209 genome, GGGCAAGACCGTTTTCGACTTTCCGGGCATCATGGCCAACCCCACCAAGGCGAAGGTCGATGAGGGCATCAGGCTCGTCAAGGAAAAGGACATCGACTTCATTCTCGCCGTGGGGGGCGGCTCGACCATCGACTGCGCCAAGGCCATGGCCATCGGCAGCCGCTATGCCGGCGACTGGTGGAACGATTTTTGGCTGAACCAGGGCAACGTCGATTTCGAGCAGCTTCCCCTCGGCGTGGTGCTGACCATTTCCGGCGCCGGCTCCGAATTTGACGGCGGCGGCGTTATCACCAATACGGAAACCAATATCAAGACCGGCCGCATCTACCCGGAGCTTTCGCCCATTTTCTCCCTGCTTGACCCGGACTACACGCTCACCGTGCCGGAACGCCAGGTGCGGGCGACAGCATTCGACACCATGTCGCACCTGATGGAATTTTATTTCTGCAAGCCGGATACAGACAATGTTTCCGACGACCTGCTCGAGGCCCTGCTGCGCGCGCAGATCCGCAATTTCCGCACATCCATGAAGGACCTGAAAGACTATGACGCCCGTTCCAACATCGAATGGATAAGCTCGCTCGCGCTCTGCGGCATCATGGGCCTTGGCAAGCAGCCGGATTTTGACTGCCACAACCTCGAGCACCAGATCGGCGCCTTCACGGACTGCGTCCACGGCGAAGGGCTCGCGGTCATCACGCCGCCCTATTATCGCTGGCTCCTGCCCCATGCGGTGGACCGTTTCGTGCGCTTTGCCGTCAATGTGTGGGGGCTGGCGCCGCAGGGCGATGACAGGGCGCTGGCCGCCGCCGGCGTGGAGGCCCTTGCCGATTTCATCCGCTCTGTCGGGCTGCCCACGACCATGCAGCAGCTTGGCGTGAAGGACATGGCCGAGCTCACGAAGATAGCCCGCTCGGTGCAGACCGTCCCGGGCACCTATTGCAAATGCACGCCGGCCGATGTGGAGGCCATTTTCAAGGCCTGCTGGGAGTAGGGCGGGGCTCAAAACTCCGGCCACGCTTGCGCGACACGCCAAACAGGCATAAGTGTGGGTAAAACCGCAGGAGCGCCTATGGAGACACGGGAACTGGGAAATTCCGGCCTTACGGTCGGCGTGGTGGGCCTTGGCTGCGAGGGG contains:
- a CDS encoding iron-containing alcohol dehydrogenase; this encodes MNNFVFQNHTRVYFGKGVVGKYLAKLLEPYGKNVLLAYGGGSIKKTGVYDAVTAAVRAAGKTVFDFPGIMANPTKAKVDEGIRLVKEKDIDFILAVGGGSTIDCAKAMAIGSRYAGDWWNDFWLNQGNVDFEQLPLGVVLTISGAGSEFDGGGVITNTETNIKTGRIYPELSPIFSLLDPDYTLTVPERQVRATAFDTMSHLMEFYFCKPDTDNVSDDLLEALLRAQIRNFRTSMKDLKDYDARSNIEWISSLALCGIMGLGKQPDFDCHNLEHQIGAFTDCVHGEGLAVITPPYYRWLLPHAVDRFVRFAVNVWGLAPQGDDRALAAAGVEALADFIRSVGLPTTMQQLGVKDMAELTKIARSVQTVPGTYCKCTPADVEAIFKACWE